The Toxoplasma gondii ME49 chromosome XI, whole genome shotgun sequence region ACGCCTGAAAACTGAGTTCCGTGAAACTCACCTTCACGTAGACAGAGCTCGTGAGAGGCACGAGGACTTCAGCctggtcttcttcttcagtcgcTTCAGCAGGACTCGCGAACTTTGACAgcgcctctcgcgcctcttGCAAGCGGCCGCTAGCCATGCGCAGTGTGCGCAGATGTGCCGACAAGTTCTGAACTTCCTGCAAAAGTTTCCGCATGCCCACGGAGTCCAAGAAAACACAAATGAGCGCAGAAGCGAATCGCCTCCGTACTCGGAACAGTCTACACAAGAGTGCACCCGCTACACAGAAACCCAGTCCCTGTAAATGgctctctccaccttcatctctctctatctatatatgatgtatataaatataaatataatatatatatatatatatatatatatatatatatatggccTCGCgctctgtatatatatatatatatatatatatgtatatatatatatatgtgaatgtATGCGATGGTTTTTTTTCGAGGCTGAAGAGCTGTATTCCTCTCTCGATTGAATGCACATCTCTGCACCGATTATTGACTGTGGAGATTCCACGGGTACaatcgacagagaagacacggtGGCCTCCTCCCCCTCTACTGCCCTTTGCTTGTGAATATCATgtgcctgcctcttctcgaGCAACCGCCTTCGCACACTGCCTCGGCGTTTTCGGATGGCTGTCTCACTGCGTCGAGCTGCTCCTTCACTCCCACGAGCTGCTGAAGGCTGAGGGAGGCGAGACTGGCGGGGGAGCGCGGGGCCTGGCTCGCGGCGCCTGCAGCGATGGCAGCcatttctctttcgcgcAGAAAGTGGAACTTTGCCGTTTCTTTGGACTACCACAGGACagcaagcgagaagaagctgcgacagggagacgcggagacgtAGCGTGAGccggaaaaagaggaagaaaatgGTCGCGTTCCAAAACGGTTCTCACAGAATCAAAAAGGCAAGGTGTATCTGGAAGGCTGTCGAGGCAGAAAAGCCACCGAGGAGCAGcttgcagagaagcagcgaccGACACGacctgtacatacacccacAACTTCC contains the following coding sequences:
- a CDS encoding prefoldin, alpha subunit protein (encoded by transcript TGME49_315110~Signal peptide predicted by SignalP 2.0 HMM (probability 0.589) with cleavage site probability 0.492 at residue 29), which codes for MAAIAAGAASQAPRSPASLASLSLQQLVGVKEQLDAEVQNLSAHLRTLRMASGRLQEAREALSKFASPAEATEEEDQAEVLVPLTSSVYVKGRLVTRKKLLVDVGTGFLIEKNCEDAKKGLDRNVSMVNEQVAKVEKILPEKQRQSEAAQSMIQQKYFQQQLMLQQQVQQSGGQPAPK